CTCCTGCCGTCCCGGGAGGCTACTGCTGACGACACTGCTTCCGGGAGAGGTCAGGACCAGGGACTTACGACTCCTGACAAGTGGTGGGACCTGGTCAGAGGTCGGTGTCGTGCACGAGGCCGCTGGGAAGTGGGACGCGGTCAGCCGCGTAATCGCACGCGAAAACCCGGCGACGTCGGCGATCACCCCCGGGATACTGGGCGCCCATGGATGAGGTCAAAGTCGTCGTCGCCCATTCCGAGCGTGCGACTCTGCGCGTCGGCGACGTGTTCCTGAAGGTGGACGCCGATCAGGCGCGCATCGACGTCGAGGTCGAGGCGATGTCCCTCGCACCGGTCCCGACCCCGGAGGTCCTGTGGCACAAGCCGCCCGTGCTCGCGATCGCCGCACTCCCGGGGACGACGCTCGGGCGCCTCGGCGGGCCGTCGACCGGGTCGCCGGCGGCCTGGGCCGCGGCGGGCGCCGCCATCCGGAAGCTGCACGAAGCGCCGCTGCCACCGCTGCCGGGCCGGGCCGGCCGGAGCATCGTCGCGCTGGCGACGGAACTCGACGACGAGTGCGAGTTGCTCGTGACGAACGGTGTCCTGCCTGCTGACCTGGTCACCCGCAACCGCCAGGTCGCCGAGGCCGCGCTCCGGCCGTGGACTCCGGCGTTCACCCACGGCGACCTCCAGATCGCGCACGTCTTCGTCGACGGCGACGAGGTCACGGGCATCATCGACTGGTCCGAGGCGGGCCAGGGTGATGCCCTGTACGACCTCGCCACCTTCACGCTCGGACACGAGGAGCACCTCGACGACGTCATCGCCGGCTATGGCAGCGCCATCGACCTCGACGTGATCCACGCATGGTGGTCGTTGCGAAGCCTGCTGGCAGTTCGTTGGCTGATCGAGCACGGCTTCGACCCGTTCGCGCCGGGCTGTGAGGTCGACGTGCTGAGATCCCGGATGTGAGGCTGCGCGGCCCTCTGCCATCGGGATGCCTCATCCCTACGGCACAACGCGGCCCACGACAACCGTCACGACCCCACGTAACCCGTACCTCCGGACGTGGTGGCCGCCCAGCGGCGACGGAACCGCCCTCGACCGGTTCAGCTGGTGCTCGCGGGTCCTGCGCTCTGGTGCGGGCAGCCCCGGCGGCACCAGGCCGGCGGCGTACGCCAGTGCGAGGTCGACGTCGCCGAACTCCCCGAGGATCCCGACCCCTTGAGGCCCGGAGTACGTGTCTTTTCAGCCATACCCCTGCAACGTCCCTGCACGGAAAGGTACTTCCGTACAGGACCACGTGCCTGACATCTTGCATCCACCACTCGTTTCGTACGGCCCCGCCGGTGCCCTCAGCACGGCCGGGCCGTCTCTGGAGGACGCATTGATACCCCACATATCCAGCCGACCCAGACGCACGCTGGTGCTGGCGGCCACGCTCGGCGCCGCCCTCGCGTTCGGCGCCCCGGGCGCCCTCGCGGGCACGCTCCCGGTCGTCTCCTCCACCGCGCCGGCCGCCAAGGCCCACGCTCCGGCCGCCGTGCCGGCTTCCCAGAGTGCGGCCTGGGTGGCCGGCACGCGTGCTTACCTCGTGATCACCGCCCCCGGTGACACCTCGGCGGTCCGTTCCGCGATCGCGGCCAACGGCGGCACCGTCTTCTCGAACTTCGACGCCATCGGCGTGATCGTCGCCCACTCGGCGTCCACCGGATTCGCCGCCACCATGCGCGGCGTCGCCGGCGTGCAGCAGGTCGGCGCCACGCGTACCTCGGACGTCCCGGCCGACGCCTACAACCCGGCGCTCCCGGCCAATCCGGCCCAGGCCTCGACCCCGGCCGGAGAACCGGTCCGGGCCGACATGAGCCAGATCAAGGCCGACCAGGCCTGGGCCGTGAACCCAGGCTCCGCCTCCGTCACGGTCGGCATCCTGGACACCGGTGTGGACGACCAGCACCAGGACCTGGCGCCCAACTTCGACGCGGCCGATTCGGTCTCCTGCGCCTACGGCAAGCCCGACACCCGTGCCGGCGCCTGGCGCGACGTCGACACGCACGGCACCCACGTAGCGGGCACCGTCGCCGCGGCCAAGAACGGCAAGGGCGTCGTCGGCGTGGCCCCCGGGGTGAAGATCGCCGCCGTTCGGGTCGCCGAGCCGGGCAACGCCTTCTTCTTCGCCGAGAACACCATCTGTGGCTTCGTCTGGGCCGCTGACCACGGCTTCAAGGTCACCAACAACAGCTATTACACGGACCCGTGGCAGTTCAACTGCCCGGACAACATCGACCAGGCCGCCATCATCGAGGGCGTCAAGCGCGCCCAGGACTACGCCGAGGGCAAGGGTTCCCTTCAGATCGCCGCTGCGGGCAACGAGAACTACGACCTCGCCCACAAGACGACCGACTCCGCGAGCCCGAACGACTCGACGCCGGTCACCCGCACCATCACCAACGCCTGCCTCGACATCCCGACCGAGCTGCCGGGCGTGGTGACAGTCGCGGCCAACGGCACGGGCGTCACCAAGGCCTCGTTCTCCAACTACGGCCAGGGCGTCATCGACGTCGCGGCACCGGGCAGCAACGTTTACTCCACCGTCCCCGGCGGCGGCTACGGCAGCAAGAGCGGCACCTCGATGGCCACCCCGCACGTGGTCGGCGTGGCGGCACTCATCGCCAGCGCCAACCCGGGCATCACCCCGGCGGAGATCCGCGCCAAGCTGGCCGCCCAGGCCAACGACATCGCCTGCCCCTCGGACAGCCGCTGCACGGGCACGACGGCCAACAACTCGTTCTTCGGCGAAGGACAGGTCGACGCCCTCAAGGCCGTCGGTGCCACCCCGCCGCCCGGCAAGTACTTCGAGAACCTCGCGGACTTCGCCATCAACGACAACGCGACCGTGGAGAGCCCGATCGCCGTCACCGGCGTGACCGGCAACGCCCCGGCCACCCTCAAGGTGGGTGTGGACATCAAGCACACCTACATCGGTGACCTGAAGGTCGACCTGGTGGCGCCGGACGGCACCGTCTACACGCTGCACAACCACGCCGGCGGCAGTGCCGACAACATCGCCCAGAGCTACACCGTGAACGCCTCCCCGGAGGTCGCGAACGGCACCTGGAAGCTGCGCGTCAACGACAACGCCGCCTCGGACACGGGCACGATCGACGCCTGGAACCTGACCTTCTAGCGCAGGCCCGGCAACGCCCGCGCACCACACACCCAGCCGCCCCGGTCCCCCGACCACGCACCCACCCTTACCCGTCCCCTTCACCTTCCTTCTTCTGGTCCAGGGGGCGAGGGGGTGTGCAGAGGGGGCAGTCGGGCTACCCACCGGGACGGGAATCCTGTGGTGAGCTGCGGCGGTGCCGCCGGGGGCGGTGAGGGGCGGGTGCTGGTGTGGGTGGGGTTGTCCACGGCGTTCAGTGCCGCCTGCGAGACCCTCGGCATCGGCGCCCAGCCCACCCCGCCCCGCTGCGCCGGGAGGCGGACGGCAGCTTCACCCCGGTCGACTGGGACACCACCATCCGCGAGATCGCCGCCCGGCTGAAGACCGTGTGCGACACCCACGGCGGTGAGTCGATCTTCTTCTACGGGGGCGGCGGACAGGGCAACCACCTCGGCGGCGCCTACAGCGGAGCCCTGCTGCGCGCTCTCGGTGCCCGCTACCGCTCCAACCCGCTCGCCCAGGAGAAAACCGGAGAGGGCTTCGTCGACGCCCACCTCACCGGCGGACACACCACCGGTGACGTCCAAAACGCCGACGTCTCCCTCTTCCTCGGCAAGAACCCCTGGCCGTCCCACGGCGTGCCGCGGGCCCGCACCGTGCTCAAGGACATTGCCAAGGACCCCACCCCGCACCATGATCGTCATTGATCCGGTGCGCACGGAGACCGCTGACCTCGCCGACATCCATCTCCAGGTGCGCCCCGGCACCGACGCCTGGTGCCTGGCCGGCCTCCTCGGCGTCCTGGTCCAGGAAGACCTCCTCGACCACGCCTTCCTCACCGCCCGCACCACCGGCGCCGAAACCGTCATCGAGCAGCTCAGAGAGGTGGACGTCGCCCGCTGCGCGCAGACCTGCGGCGTGGACGAGGACCTGCTGCGCCAGACCGCACGCACCATCGGCACCGCCTCCAGCGTCGCCACGTACGAGGACCTGGGCGTCCAACAGGGGCCCAACAGCACGCTGGTGTCCTACCTCAACAAGCTGACCTGGCTGCTGACGGGCAATTTCGCCAGCCGAGCAGATGGCCACGCTGTTCCTGCCCGGGTTCCGCGGACTGGCCCACGAGTGAGCTCCGTGCGCATTACAGTCTTCTCCGCGCGACTCGTCACTGCGTGTCGCGCGAGGGAGTCATGGGGCGGAATTGGCCGCATGCCGAGGTGCGCCGTGGGGGGCTTGTGCAGGAAATGATCAAGGGTTCGAATGTGGCCCTGGCGGACTTGAGCGACGACGTCGGTTCGGTGATCGTCAGTCTGGGCTGGTCCAGCCCTACCGGCGAGGGCGACGCGGATGTGTCGGTTCTCCTGCTGGACGCCAATGGCAAGGTGCGCAGCGACGGCGACTTCTACTTTTACAACCACCCGGTGGCCGTCGATGGAAGCGTGCAGCTTCTGGGCAAGACACCGACGGTGGATGGCAGCGAGGACCGGATCAGCTTCGACCTCACCGCTGTACCGTCCGAGATCGACCGGATCATCGTCGCTGCGAGCAGGTACGACGGAGCCCGCTTCAGTGAATTGCAGGACGTGAGGATCACGCTGGCCGACGCAGCCGGTGAGAGCCTCCTTCAGTTCGCTGTCGATGATGCCGGCTCTGTGACGGCCGTCATCTTCGGCGAGCTGTACAGGCGCGGGGAGGAATGGAAGTTCCGCGCCGTCGGACAGGGCTACGCGATCGGTCTTGCCGGGCTGGCTGCGGACTTCGGGGTCGACATCGAAGATGACGCGGCCGCGGAGGCAGAAGGGTCGCTCGAGGGCACCGACGGAGAGGAGCAGACGGATGCCGCAGGTCCGGCGCCGGCCGAGGGCCCGGAGCCGCAGGCGGCCCTGGAAGCCATCCCTGCTCCCCGTCGGCCTGAGAGCGAAGCCGTTGGGCTGAAAGCGCCGTCCTCTCGCCCTCGCACCTCCAAGAAAAAGGTGACCCTGCCGAAGACGGTCAGGAAGACCCTGGCGGAGAATGACACCTGGAAGCGGGCCAGGCTCTTTCCGGTCTCGGTGCTCAAGAGCGACCGGGACCGGGAGACGCGCGCGCCACCTCGGTGCTGTTGGCGGTGATGGCCCAGGTACCGGAGTTCAGCAGAAGGCTCACCGCCGCATTTGGGGCTCCGGCAGGTCGCATGGAGACGTTCACGGAAGTCTCCCTGCCCCATGGTGACACTCCGCGGCGCCCGGACGGGGTGATTCGCGTGGAGCGGGCCGGCAAGTTGTGGACCGCGCTGGTCGAGACCAAGACCAACGGCAACGCGCTCAAAGTCGACCAGGTGCAGGCGTACATGGACATCGCCGCGCGTCGCGGTTACGAGGCCGTGATCACGCTGACGAACGATGTCGCGCTGGAGGGCAGCCCTCTCGTCGACGTCAAGATCGACAAGCGGCGCAAGCACAAGGTGGCTCTCTGGCACCTGTCCTGGGCCGAAGTCGCCTACCAGGCACAGATGCTGATCAGGCATGAGGGAGTCAGCAACGCGGCGCACGCCTGGCTTCTGCAGGAACTGCTGCACTATCTGCAGCACGAGAACTCCGGCTGCCACGGATTTCAGAACATGGGCCCCGCCTGGGTGCCCGTGCGCAACGGGATCGACGACGAAACCCTCTGCCAGGGCGACGCACGGGCCCTGGAGGTAGTAGAAAGCTGGGAGCGGCTCATCCGCCAGGTCTGCCTCAGGCTCGGCGGCGAACTCGGACAGAAAGCACTGCCCGTTCAGCGCGCCAAACGCGGAACAGATCCCAAGGAACGCCGAAACCGGCTCGCCGACCAGCTCTGCCTGAGCGGACGGCTTCAGGCGGAGCTGCGTATCGACGGCACCCCTGGCGTCCTGGCCGTCAACGCCGATCTGCGCACCGGCAAACTGCGCACCTCGATCGAAATCCCAGCCCCGGAGCAGGGCTACCCCTTGAGCTGGGTCAAGCGGCTCGTCCGGCGCCTGGCCGAAGCACCGGCAGACCTGCACGTCGAAACCCTCGTCGACAGTGAAGCCGCGGGCTCACGCGGGACGCTGGAGCGGCTCCGCCCCGAGCCGGCGGACCTGCTGCCCAAGGACAACGGCACCCGGATCACCGGTTTCCGCCTGTCCCTGCTCAAGAGCATGGGAAGCGGCCGCGGCAACGCCGAGTCCGGGTTCATCCGCAGCGTCGACGACGCCGTGCACCGCTTCTACACCACCGTCGTAGTCCACCTGGACCCGCCGACAGCACGCCAAGCACCGTCCAAGGAACACACGACTGCCGGATGACGCCTGGGCATCGACGGCAGCAACGCCGTAGCCGCCCAACGTGAGTAGTCCTCTTGCACAAGCCCACACCGGGGGTCCTGCAAGAGGACGCTCGCACAACCGGCACTATGCCCGTGTATGGCTCCCCGGCCACTCGGACCAAGCCGCACTGTCCGAGGCGTCGGAGACGCAGACCTCAATGACGGCCTCGACCAAACGGCGTTCATTCCTCAACCCAACCCCGCTCAACTTGCGGTGCAGCGTCGAGCGGCCCGGCAACTGGTCCTTCAACTGACCGCTGGCCCTGAGCAGTTCATGGACGTCCTCGACGGAGAGCCGGGCCTGCCTGCACCCTCTCTCCTCTCCGCCCCCTCCAGGACGGGTGCGCCGGCCACGTCCCGGCAGGTGCTCCGGCATCCTCCCCCTCCGTCCCGCTAGTGTGATGCGCCGGAAGTTCCTAGGCAGTTCTGGCTGAGCCGCGGACGGTCAACACGCCTGGCCGACGGCGAGAATCCGGCCGGCGAGACGAGATCGATCTACCAAAGGATTTCGGGCGCAGGACACTGGCCTCAGGACCCGGAAAGCAGGCGTTCCCGGGGGCCCTCGCCGACCACAGCCGGTGCCGTTCGCATACCGTCTTCCATGGACGGACCGTTCGGGCAGGTCCCGCCACCGCACTCCGGTCCGCACTCGGTGCGCAATCCCGTCAATCCGGCCTGCCAGTCGAGCTACACCCTAGGTTGTACACCGGTAACCACACTGGTTGTAGACGAAGTTCAAGTCCTGGGTGGACGAAAAGGGAACAGCCCCCCAGCTACTTTCGATCCAGCCGGGCAACATCGCCTCGGGCGCGCTCCAAACACTACCCCTGGGGACAGTCTCACCGGGCAGGCGACCGTGACCGTTGCCCGAACGCGCCGCATCGGGACGTTCCCGTCACACTCTCACTTTCAGGAGACGACCATGGCACGAGGCATGCCGCTCATAGGCACCCGGAAGAAGCTCGCGGTCGCGGCCGCCGCCGCAGGACTGGTCCTGGCCTTCTCCGGCCAGGCTCAGGCCGCTGACTATGAAAAGTCCACAGACGACGGCTGCGCCTCAGTCGTCGGCGCCTACGACTATCAGCGGGTCGGGACGGCCGGAGGCTACCCGCTCTACAACACGAGCTGGGACTTCAAGATCTGGGACAACTGCTCCGACGGCAGGGGCGCGGGGCTCTTCACCACGTACCGGAAGTGGGAGAGCGGAGAGTGGAAGTACCACTCACTCACCAAGCTCGGCAGCGACACCAACGGTTTCAACGGCACTCCCGGCTATGCCAAGGACGGACGCGGGTACAACGTCCGCGACGTGGGGCTGTACGTCTGCTTCATCGAAGCTGGGGGTTACGCCAACTGGAATTCCTGCAGGGGGCTGCTCTAGTGTCCTGCGCCGGAAGTTCCTAGGCAGTTCTGGCTGAGCCGCGGACGGTCAACACGCCTGGCCGACGGCGAGAATCCGGCCGGCGAGACGAGATCGATCTACCAAAGGATTTCGGGCGCAGGACTCTAGGGCGTGTCTGACAGTTCGCGTCGGATCAGCGCGCGGCGTCCGGTGCGGTGCATCGCAAGGCGGAGCATCGCCCGCGTACTGGATGTACTCGGGTGATGCGACAACGCGGCGAGGTGCCGTGCCGGACGCCGCGCGCCCGGCGGGAATTGTCAGACACGCCCTAGGCGGAGCGCCTCGGCCTGGCCGACCAGCAGGCTGGCCAGCGGGGAGTTCGAGCGTCTCGGGCGAACCGGCCCCGCCCCCGCTCCTCAAGGGCTCCCTCCACACGCTGTCCGTCCGCAGGGGGGACGGGCGGACCATCGGCATGGATTGACATCCTGGCCGCCACCACGCTCCAACTGTTCGGCGGCAACCTCAGGCAGCGAGCCCTCACCCACGCACACGAGACGCCACAGAACACATCGGCCGGCTGAGCGGGGACCGACCGGCATCGCCGCCTGCACCCACATCTGCTACGGCAGACTCACCGCATGAGTGAAGGCGGTGCGGCTCCGGACCATTCGGCGCGGGCAGCAGGTTTCCGTGTGCACGTTCTCGTGATGGTCTCCGTTCTCGAAGCGCCCTACATGCGGGCGCCCACGCCCCCTTGCCCCGGACCGGTGGGTCTGGTTTTGTACCGCGCTACAAGTGCGTGATCACCGAGATACGAGGAGAAACGAGCGGCGTGGACCGGGGAACACAGGCGAGGACCAGGGACTCTCTGCCGGAAGGACTCGGTCAGGCGATACGGGAGACCGCCGGTGCCATCGCCGCGCTCCTGGACGGCGTGACGGACATGACCGTTCCTGTACCGGGGTTGGAGTGGACCGTCGGCGAGACGGCCGCCCACCTGGCACTGGCCAACGGCCTGATGGCCGATCTCGCGTCCGGCAAGGAACGCTTCTATGGTGACGGCACGCCGCAGAGTCTCGCGGCGGCCAATGCACAGAGTCTCATCGAGTTCCCCGAGCGCAGGGCAGAACCGCTGGCCGCGATGATCGTGGAGCAGGCCGACGTGTTCCTCGACGCGGTGGACCGCGCCGGGACGGACGGGACCGCGGGCCGGACGCACCTGACCCCGCTCGGTCCGATGGACCAGGACATTCTCGCCTCGTACCTGCTGACCCACATGCTGGGCCACGGTTACGATCTCGCCCGCGGGCTGCGTCGGCCGCACATGATCGACGAGACGCGGGTCGGGTTGTGCCTGCCGTTCCTGAAGACGGCGATGCCGCGCGTCGCCGCCGCCTCCGCGCTGACCGCCCGGTACACCTTGCGCGTCGGGGGCGGCGCGACATTCGGCGTCACGTTCGCCGACGGCACGGTCCAGGTGCTTCCTGACCCGCCGGAGCGTTCGGAGTGCACCATCCTCACCGAACCGGTCGCCTTCCTCCTCATCGCGCTGGGACGTCTGGGCCCGTGGCAGGCCATGGCCCGCGGAGCTGTGCTCGCCTGGGGCCGCAAACCCTGGCTCGCCCCCCGCTTCCCCACTCTGTTCGACGCACCCTGACCCTGGCGTTCCTTCGTAGGCCCGCGCTGAGAGTCGTCGTGGCGGCGGGCCGAACGCCCTGTCCGGCAACATCGCAGGGCTTCGTAAAGTCTGATGATCTTCGACCAGCGCACGGCGGCAAGCAACGTGCACGCCGTGCGCTGGCCCTCTTGCGGTTCGCTGCGGGCAGGTGCCGGGTCAGCCCAGTTGTTGGGCGTTGAGGCCGGTGAGACGTTCGTAGGCGGAGCTTTCTTCGGGGTAGACGACCTGGATGTCGATGGGGAGGGCCGTGCCGGGATCGACGCTGTGTCCGCCGCCTTCGGGAGAGCCGAGAAGGATGGCGCCGTCGGTGCCGTTGCGGAGGATCTCGCCCCAGAAGGCGTCGATGAAGCTTTTGGACAGCGAGGTTCCCTCCGGCAGGTCGCCGAATCCCACGGTCCACTTCATGACGCGGGTGTCCTCGGCATACATCGTGAGCCGGTAGGAGTAAAGGTGCCCGGGGCCTTCCGCCCAGTGGCCCCGCAACTCCTGGTCGACGCGCAGGTTCCCCACGAAGGGGGACGCCAGCGCGGACCGGGCCTGGTCGTTCCAGGAGCCGTTCGGGCTCCCGGCCATGGGGATGGCGGCAAGGTTCGCAATCGAGGTCCCCCGCTCCACCGACAGCGAGTGTCCCTGCTGGTTGGCGGCCGAGAAGAGCGCGTTGTCCTCGATTGTGTTGTTGACGACCCCGCTCACCCCGTCGCCGCTGTGGTCGAACCCGTACTCCGAGAAGTCGTTGACGTACACGCCCACCGGAATGGCAAGGATCTTGTCACCCCGGCCCGGGGCCTGACCTACGTTGAAGCCCACGGCCCGGTAGAGACAGAAGTTCCCCTCGGGGCACGCCTCGGCCCCCTGGCCGTAGATCAGCTTTGGTTCCTTGTCGCTCACTGCACTCCCTCACCGTTTACGGCTGACGCGGCTGTCCCCGGGGCAGCCGCCGGGTTCCGTGGACCGTGACTGCCGCGGGTTGCTGTTCGGCGGGAGCCCAGCCCATCGTGACGATGGAAACGGCCCAGACACCCAACGCAACGCTATGCAAACTTTCGACTACTCAACGTAGTGACACGCGAGGCTCCCACACCCTGGGGCTTGGGCACAGCCGGCAACCAAGACGGCTACTGCCACGACGCCACCGCCCTCGCCCTCGCCCTAAGCCGGAAACCTGGCCCGCAGCAACTGCCGCAACGCCCGCCCGCTCCGGACCCGCCCGCCGCAACCCCGGCGGCGAGCCGGCCGACGCGACCCCGATGCCCCGATGCCCCGAACGAGGTGATCAGCGCCTTCAAGGACCTCCGGGCAGTCCAGGCGGGCCGGCGACACCGAGGCCGCTGCCGGGTTCGTCGCCGCCGAACCTGAGATGCCCGCGCTGCTCGTGAAGGTCGCCGAGCGGATCGTCGTCCCGGTCACCGCGCTGTGCGACATCGGCCCGGAGCCGTGCGACGACTCATTCGCCCTGCCGGCCGTCGGACGCGTCTTCGTAATCACCCTGCACAACCGGGCGCAAGCCGGGCCGGACACAGCGCAGGGCATCGCCCATGCCGTCATCCGCTTCACCAGGGAGATCCTCACCCGGGATCACGAAGACGTCGCCGACATCCTCCGACACATGGAAGCCGTCGGCGTCCGCGGTGGCCGTCCATGAACTCCGTGAACTCCTCGATGCTGCCCTCGTCCCCCGGGCGCAGCCGGTGGAGCCGGCGCCGGCCGATCATTTACATAAACTATGAATATAAAAATGTTATGCTCCGAGCATGAGTCGTCAAGACACCGCTCCTGGCGCGTCCGCCGCCATCGGGGCAGCCCTCTACGGCCTGGCCACCAGGGCCGCGAGACGCCTGCCCCGGGACATGAGCCTGACGTCCGCCGCCACCCTGGCCACCCTGGACCGGACCGGCCCTCGGCGCATCACCGATCTGGCCGCGGTCGAGGGCGTCACCCAGCCCGCGATGACCGCCCTGGTCCGGGTGATGGAGGAGTCGGGCCTGGTCGAGCGGCGGGGCGACGCGTCCGACAAGCGGGTCACGCTGGTGTGCCTGACCGAGGCCGGCGCCTCCTATGTCCGGACGCGGCGCCAGGCGGGCGTCCACGCGTTCGAGCGGTTGATCGGCGAGCTCACCGGCGACGAGGTCGAGGCGCTGGTGGCGGCCCTTCCGGCGCTGAAGCATCTGGCAGAGCTCGAAAGCCAGGACCGCGAAGGGCCGAAGCAGTGACCGGGCAGCCGGTCGGCGGGGGCGCGGTGAAGGCGTTCCCGGTGGCGCGTTCCGAGGCGCGGCTGCTGGTCCCCGCCCTGATGTTCATCGCTCTGGTCGTGGCGGCGGTCGCCAGCCTCGGGACGCCGCTCATCACCAGCGTGGCGACCTCGTTCCACGTCTCGCTCGGCAGCTCGCAGTGGACGTTGACCGTCGCGCTGCTCAGCGGCGCCGTCGCCACGCCGGTCCTGGGCCGGCTCGGAGCCGGCCCGCACCGGCGGGCCACGATCCTCGCCACGCTGACGGTCGTCGTCGTCGGCAGCGCGCTCACCGTGCTGCCGCTGCCGTTCGCGTGGCTGCTGGCCGGCAGGGCGGCCCAGGGTGTCGGGCTCGGGCTGACGGCGCTGATGATGGGCGTGGCCCGGGACCACCTCCCCGAGGAGCGCAGCGCGGCCGTGATCGCCCTGATCTCGGTGGTCTCGATCATCGGGGCCGGCGTCGGCTACCCGCTGGCCGCACTGCTCGCCGAGCTCGGCGGGGTACGGGCCGCCTACGGTCTCGGCCTGGTCGTCACCGCCGCCGCCCTCCTGACCGCGTGGCGCTCCATGCCCGAAGCCCCCGAAGGCCGCTCCGCCCACGTGGACGTGGCAGGCGCGGTCGTCCTGGCCGCTGCGCTGCTCCTGGTGCTGTTCCTCGCCGGCGAACGGAATCTGTGGAGCCGGCACCTCGCCGTGGCGGCGGGCCTCGCCGTCGCCGCGGTGGTGCTGCTCTGCGTCTGGGCCGTCATCGAGCTGCGCAGCACGACACCCCTGGTCGACGTGCGGGCGGTGCGGCACCCAGCGGTCGCCGGGGCCAACCTCGCCATGTTCGCCGGCGGGATCGGCATGTACCTCCTGCTCACGCTCATCACCCGGTACGCGCAGACGCCGCACGGCGCCGGCTACGGCTTCGGGCTGACGACCTTCGCCGCCGGGCTGGTCCTCATCCCGTTCTCGGTGCTGGGGTTCGTCGCCGGCAAGCTCACGCCGCGGGTCCGGACGCGGATCGCCGACCCCCTGCTCCTGGCCGGTAGCGCCGTCGTGGTCGGCGGCGGGTTCGCCCTGTTCGCGGCGGCCCGGTCGGACCTGGCCGAACTGTTCGCGGCGATGGGCGTGCTCGGCTTCGGCGTCGGCGGCTTCTCGGCCGCGATGCCCGGCGTCATCCTGGCCGCCACCCCCAAGCCCGAGACGTCGAGCGCCATGAGCTTCAACTACGTCGTCCGCAGCGTGGGGTACT
This Streptomyces sp. NBC_00377 DNA region includes the following protein-coding sequences:
- a CDS encoding phosphotransferase family protein, with amino-acid sequence MDEVKVVVAHSERATLRVGDVFLKVDADQARIDVEVEAMSLAPVPTPEVLWHKPPVLAIAALPGTTLGRLGGPSTGSPAAWAAAGAAIRKLHEAPLPPLPGRAGRSIVALATELDDECELLVTNGVLPADLVTRNRQVAEAALRPWTPAFTHGDLQIAHVFVDGDEVTGIIDWSEAGQGDALYDLATFTLGHEEHLDDVIAGYGSAIDLDVIHAWWSLRSLLAVRWLIEHGFDPFAPGCEVDVLRSRM
- a CDS encoding S8 family peptidase — protein: MLAATLGAALAFGAPGALAGTLPVVSSTAPAAKAHAPAAVPASQSAAWVAGTRAYLVITAPGDTSAVRSAIAANGGTVFSNFDAIGVIVAHSASTGFAATMRGVAGVQQVGATRTSDVPADAYNPALPANPAQASTPAGEPVRADMSQIKADQAWAVNPGSASVTVGILDTGVDDQHQDLAPNFDAADSVSCAYGKPDTRAGAWRDVDTHGTHVAGTVAAAKNGKGVVGVAPGVKIAAVRVAEPGNAFFFAENTICGFVWAADHGFKVTNNSYYTDPWQFNCPDNIDQAAIIEGVKRAQDYAEGKGSLQIAAAGNENYDLAHKTTDSASPNDSTPVTRTITNACLDIPTELPGVVTVAANGTGVTKASFSNYGQGVIDVAAPGSNVYSTVPGGGYGSKSGTSMATPHVVGVAALIASANPGITPAEIRAKLAAQANDIACPSDSRCTGTTANNSFFGEGQVDALKAVGATPPPGKYFENLADFAINDNATVESPIAVTGVTGNAPATLKVGVDIKHTYIGDLKVDLVAPDGTVYTLHNHAGGSADNIAQSYTVNASPEVANGTWKLRVNDNAASDTGTIDAWNLTF
- a CDS encoding molybdopterin-dependent oxidoreductase, whose product is MGGVVHGVQCRLRDPRHRRPAHPAPLRREADGSFTPVDWDTTIREIAARLKTVCDTHGGESIFFYGGGGQGNHLGGAYSGALLRALGARYRSNPLAQEKTGEGFVDAHLTGGHTTGDVQNADVSLFLGKNPWPSHGVPRARTVLKDIAKDPTPHHDRH
- a CDS encoding Tat pathway signal protein translates to MARGMPLIGTRKKLAVAAAAAGLVLAFSGQAQAADYEKSTDDGCASVVGAYDYQRVGTAGGYPLYNTSWDFKIWDNCSDGRGAGLFTTYRKWESGEWKYHSLTKLGSDTNGFNGTPGYAKDGRGYNVRDVGLYVCFIEAGGYANWNSCRGLL
- a CDS encoding maleylpyruvate isomerase family mycothiol-dependent enzyme: MDRGTQARTRDSLPEGLGQAIRETAGAIAALLDGVTDMTVPVPGLEWTVGETAAHLALANGLMADLASGKERFYGDGTPQSLAAANAQSLIEFPERRAEPLAAMIVEQADVFLDAVDRAGTDGTAGRTHLTPLGPMDQDILASYLLTHMLGHGYDLARGLRRPHMIDETRVGLCLPFLKTAMPRVAAASALTARYTLRVGGGATFGVTFADGTVQVLPDPPERSECTILTEPVAFLLIALGRLGPWQAMARGAVLAWGRKPWLAPRFPTLFDAP
- a CDS encoding MarR family winged helix-turn-helix transcriptional regulator, whose amino-acid sequence is MSLTSAATLATLDRTGPRRITDLAAVEGVTQPAMTALVRVMEESGLVERRGDASDKRVTLVCLTEAGASYVRTRRQAGVHAFERLIGELTGDEVEALVAALPALKHLAELESQDREGPKQ
- a CDS encoding MFS transporter; protein product: MTGQPVGGGAVKAFPVARSEARLLVPALMFIALVVAAVASLGTPLITSVATSFHVSLGSSQWTLTVALLSGAVATPVLGRLGAGPHRRATILATLTVVVVGSALTVLPLPFAWLLAGRAAQGVGLGLTALMMGVARDHLPEERSAAVIALISVVSIIGAGVGYPLAALLAELGGVRAAYGLGLVVTAAALLTAWRSMPEAPEGRSAHVDVAGAVVLAAALLLVLFLAGERNLWSRHLAVAAGLAVAAVVLLCVWAVIELRSTTPLVDVRAVRHPAVAGANLAMFAGGIGMYLLLTLITRYAQTPHGAGYGFGLTTFAAGLVLIPFSVLGFVAGKLTPRVRTRIADPLLLAGSAVVVGGGFALFAAARSDLAELFAAMGVLGFGVGGFSAAMPGVILAATPKPETSSAMSFNYVVRSVGYSLGSAIGGLVLAAGTGPGHLFPDDSAYTTAALVGIGAMAITTLTSLALARRRSSETNL